The Solanum lycopersicum chromosome 6, SLM_r2.1 genome has a window encoding:
- the LOC101261924 gene encoding probable methyltransferase PMT22, giving the protein MAISSSSSMQDMFKQRKYPFIFSLFLLLIFVTFLLISNSQKSPIFAAIDFAQRAALIKSVPEFNPNTITTSNSTNLHQSDENNNTSINRESLLNNVRIDPETSNVPLKINPELTDTAIRDELETFSYHWKLCPGPLAVDYIPCLDNWKAIKKIKSRRHMEHRERHCPVPSPRCLVPLPKGYKLPLPWPKSRDMIWYDNVPHPKLVEYKKDQNWVKKSGDYFVFPGGGTQFRDGVNHYIEFIEETFPTIQWGKSIRVLLDVGCGVASFGGYLLDKNVITMSFAPKDEHEAQIQFALERGIPATLSVIATKKLAFPDNVYDMIHCARCRVHWHADGGRPLMELNRILRPGGYFIWSATPVYKKDEGHKNVWKVMVNLTEAMCWKMVARTFFKRGRVGLVIYQKSDSSSCYENRKENIPPMCDQKKNRLNSSWYTPLDNCLLPLASSSYKWPAPWPQRLNTKPLSLSLETDAEETFNQDTRHWASLVSDVYLGSLAINWSSVRNVMDMNAGYGGLATALIDRSLWVMNVVPISGPDTLPIIFDRGLVGTYHDWCESFNTYPRTYDLLHSSFLFGNFSQRCDLVDVAVEMDRIVRPGGYILVQDTLQMIKQLGSILRSLHWSVTLYQHQFLVGKKDFWRPKDIARE; this is encoded by the exons ATGGCTATATCATCATCGTCTTCAATGCAAGATATGTTCAAACAACGCAAGTATCCATTCATCTTCTCTTTATTCCTTTTACTAATCTTCGTAACTTTCCTCCTCATTTCTAACTCCCAGAAATCACCCATTTTCGCTGCCATCGACTTTGCTCAACGCGCCGCTCTAATCAAATCAGTCCCGGAGTTTAATCCTAACACTATCACTACTTCAAATTCAACTAATCTACACCAATCTGATGAAAACAATAATACTAGCATCAATCGTGAGTCCCTGTTGAATAATGTCAGGATTGACCCTGAGACGTCTAATGTTCCGCTTAAGATTAACCCTGAGCTGACTGACACGGCCATCAGGGATGAGTTGGAAACGTTCTCTTATCATTGGAAGCTATGTCCAGGTCCCCTGGCGGTTGATTACATACCATGCCTTGATAACTGGAAggcaatcaaaaaaataaaatcgagAAGGCATATGGAGCATAGGGAAAGGCATTGCCCTGTTCCTAGTCCTAGATGTTTGGTTCCATTGCCGAAAGGTTATAAGTTGCCCCTTCCGTGGCCTAAGAGTAGGGATATG ATATGGTATGATAATGTTCCTCATCCTAAGCTTGTGGAATATAAGAAGGACCAGAATTGGGTTAAAAAGTCGGGCGATTATTTTGTTTTCCCTGGTGGTGGAACACAGTTCAGAGATGGAGTGAATCACTATATCGAATTCATTGAAGAG ACTTTTCCAACGATTCAATGGGGAAAGAGTATAAGGGTCCTTTTAGATGTTGGATGTGGTGTTGCTAGCTTTGGTGGTTATTTGCTGGATAAAAATGTCATTACTATGTCATTTGCTCCAAAGGATGAACACGAGGCTCAGATACAGTTTGCCCTCGAGCGTGGAATCCCTGCTACTCTCTCAGTCATTGCAACTAAAAAACTTGCATTTCCAGACaatgtatatgatatgattcATTGCGCAAGATGCAGGGTTCATTGGCATGCAGATG GAGGAAGACCACTGATGGAGCTCAACAGGATTCTTAGGCCGGGAGGGTACTTCATATGGTCTGCAACGCCAGTTTATAAGAAGGATGAAGGACATAAGAATGTCTGGAAAG TTATGGTTAATCTGACTGAAGCAATGTGCTGGAAGATGGTGGCAAGGACCTTCTTTAAAAGAGGTAGAGTCGGGCTAGTTATATATCAAAAATCAGATTCATCTTCCTGCTATGAGAATCGCAAAGAAAATATTCCCCCGATGTGTGACCAGAAGAAGAATAGGCTGAATAGTTCCTG GTACACACCACTTGACAACTGCCTTCTACCACTAGCCTCGAGTAGCTACAAGTGGCCTGCACCCTGGCCTCAGAGGCTTAACACGAAACCTCTAAGTCTATCGCTAGAAACAGATGCTGAAGAAACATTCAACCAGGATACAAGACACTGGGCATCATTGGTATCAGATGTGTACTTAGGAAGCCTTGCTATAAATTGGTCAAGTGTGAGGAATGTGATGGACATGAATGCAGGCTATGGAGG ACTTGCTACAGCACTGATTGATCGATCCCTGTGGGTAATGAATGTTGTTCCTATCAGTGGACCAGATACTCTACCTATAATATTTGATAGGGGCTTGGTTGGAACATACCATGACTGGTGCGAGTCCTTTAATACCTATCCTCGGACATATGATCTTCTACATTCCAGCTTCCTCTTTGGAAATTTTAGTCAAAG ATGTGATCTAGTGGATGTCGCTGTGGAGATGGACAGAATAGTGAGACCAGGTGGATACATTTTAGTTCAAGATACTCTGCAGATGATTAAACAACTAGGCTCGATTCTACGTTCACTTCATTGGTCAGTTACTCTGTATCAGCATCAATTTCTTGTTGGTAAGAAAGACTTTTGGCGCCCCAAAGACATTGCAAGGGAATGA
- the LOC101262219 gene encoding peptide-N4-(N-acetyl-beta-glucosaminyl)asparagine amidase A-like encodes MAILIFFFITISFIAPSSSSLPEHHFHFTKTGLRHNTSSQPQQYIEISRPLSFTNLPPSCTFHILTHDFAYTMGLPPVSASYSPPANCSWTHVALQFNVSSKGEQYDRIAAIWLDGAELLRTSTAEPTDDGIFWTVTKDVTRYSSILVNENISLSVMMENLVNDVYTGVYQVNISFLYYNSKKMDVSLSNSYNRKMKPDNEIEKPADMIIPISGNGSEGFWFRIMNESDLHGQSVIIPKNTYKAVIEIYVSSHGYDEFWYTNPPDSYIQMNNLTTKRGHGSYREVLVNIDRMLVGSVIPFPVIFTGGINPMYWGPLVSIGAFDLPSYDIDLTPYLGLLLDRQAHFLELGVNDSIPFWLVGANLHLWVDNNCVLPCEVQAKVIDFGTPKFNIERSSSFLGLDGSFEVEIKRKSEISYWVNSTTGKLTTIIKRELKFKNEMNFYLSGTEKKIKQKVEEEIEVSVLSNSGGTISKTKVKRKFPLTITSKTISSMENDTTLMLSDLDHEWKEKKKLDGGPSTSLKNRQQCNGWVVVQGRNVLHGGATTQQTYSYDNEADCYSRTVSAANGKLMNDTANILCAAAPLKFGSFSAL; translated from the coding sequence ATGGCGAttctcatcttcttcttcatcactaTCAGCTTTATTGCtccatcttcatcttctttacCTGAACACCATTTTCACTTTACCAAAACTGGTCTTCGCCACAACACTTCATCGCAGCCACAGCAATACATAGAAATCAGTCGTCCATTGTCATTCACAAATCTCCCTCCTTCTTGTACTTTTCATATCCTTACTCATGATTTCGCCTATACCATGGGTCTCCCGCCGGTCTCTGCTTCTTACTCTCCTCCGGCCAATTGCTCCTGGACTCATGTGGCTCTTCAGTTTAATGTTTCTTCTAAAGGAGAGCAATACGATCGAATCGCCGCCATTTGGCTTGATGGCGCCGAGCTCCTCCGTACCAGCACCGCTGAGCCTACCGATGACGGTATTTTCTGGACTGTAACGAAGGATGTTACCAGGTACTCCTCCATCCTGGTCAACGAGAATATATCTCTTTCTGTCATGATGGAAAATCTGGTCAACGATGTTTATACCGGTGTTTATCAGGTTAATATTAGTTTCCTCTACTATAATAGTAAGAAAATGGATGTTTCGTTATCGAACAGTTATAATCGGAAAATGAAGCCGGATAATGAGATTGAAAAACCGGCAGATATGATAATACCAATATCGGGAAATGGAAGTGAAGGATTTTGGTTTCGAATTATGAATGAATCAGATCTGCATGGGCAGAGTGTTATTATTCCGAAAAATACATACAAAGCTGTGATTGAGATTTACGTATCATCACACGGGTATGATGAGTTTTGGTACACGAATCCGCCTGATTCATACATACAAatgaataatttaactactAAGAGAGGCCATGGATCGTACAGGGAAGTTTTGGTGAATATAGATAGGATGTTGGTTGGATCTGTAATTCCATTTCCTGTTATTTTCACTGGCGGAATTAATCCTATGTACTGGGGACCACTAGTTTCGATTGGGGCATTTGATCTTCCTTCGTATGACATTGATTTAACACCATATTTGGGGCTTTTACTCGACCGTCAAGCTCATTTTCTAGAGCTTGGGGTGAATGACAGTATCCCATTCTGGCTTGTGGGTGCTAATTTGCACCTGTGGGTGGATAACAATTGTGTATTGCCTTGTGAAGTGCAGGCTAAAGTTATTGATTTCGGTACCCCTAAGTTTAACATTGAGCGATCTTCGAGTTTTCTAGGCCTGGATGGATCATTTGAGGTTGAGATTAAGAGGAAGAGTGAGATTTCTTATTGGGTGAACTCAACAACAGGAAAATTGACTACTATAATCAAGCGAGAATTGAAGTTCAAGAACGAAATGAACTTTTATCTAAGCGGAACTGAGAAAAAGATTAAGCAAAAAGTGGAGGAAGAGATTGAAGTTAGCGTATTGTCTAATAGTGGTGGCACGATCTCTAAAACCAAAGTGAAGAGGAAGTTTCCGCTTACTATAACATCTAAGACTATATCATCAATGGAGAATGATACGACCTTGATGCTTTCTGATTTGGATCATGAAtggaaggagaagaagaagttgGATGGAGGTCCTTCAACCTCATTGAAAAATCGGCAGCAATGCAATGGATGGGTGGTTGTTCAAGGTCGCAATGTTTTACATGGTGGGGCAACCACTCAACAAACTTATTCTTACGACAATGAAGCTGATTGCTATTCTCGAACCGTTTCAGCTGCCAATGGCAAGCTTATGAATGACACTGCAAACATTCTTTGTGCAGCAGCTCCTTTGAAGTTTGGTTCATTTTCTGCTTTGTGA